The genomic region GATCAAAGAGTGGGAGGAGTTAAAACAGAAGTGTAAACAGCCTTTATCCTTCGAGTGAGCGAAGCGAATCGAGAAGCCTGCCCTGAACATGTTGAATAGCTCTCGACTTCGCTCGAATAATACATATGCCAGATCTAAAAAAAGTGGACGAGATATTAAAGAAACATGGTAACGACGTGGGACAGCTGATAGGCATCCTGCAGGATGTGCAGGGGGAATTCAACTATCTTCCCAAGCATCCGCTGGAGCATGTTGCCCAGAAGCTGGGGATACCAGAGGCACAGGTGTACGGCGTCGCCACTTTCTTCAAGGCGTTCAGTCTTAAACCGCGCGGAAAGCATATCGTCCATGTATGCATGGGAACGGCTTGCCATGTTCGCGGGGCCAAGAAGATACTCGAGGAATGTGAACGCGACCTTCAGGTTGCCGCCGGCGGAACGACCAAGGATATGAAATTCACCTTGGAAACCGTCAACTGTCTTGGCGCATGTGCGCTGGGTCCGATAGTCGTTGTGGACGGAGAATATCATGGAAGAATAACGGTGGAAGGGACGAAGAAGGCCTTAAAGAAGGTGGCGGAATGACAACCCCAAGATTAAATTCAGAAGCTGATATAACAAAATGGCGCGAGTCTGTTCTTTCAAAGAGAGACCCCAAAAAGCCTACGATAATCGTCTGCGGCGGAACGGGTTGTATCGCCTACGGCTGCAAGAAAGTTGTCGAAAAGGTCAAGGAAGAGATCAAGACCCAGGGCCTTGAAGGAAATGTGAACTTAAAGGTCACCGGCTGTCACGGGTTTTGCGAAAAGGGTCCCCTAATGGCCATCAAGCCTAACGGGGTCTTCTATAAAAGGGTCCAGGTAGAGGATGTTGCAGAGGTTTTGACCGAGACGATAAAGAACGGAAAACCGGTCGAACGCCTGCTTTACGAAGATCAGAACAATCAAAAGGTCCTGTCGGAAGATAAAATACCGTTCTACGCGCTTCAGAACAGGCGTGTGTTCGGTTCCAATATAGAGCTCGATCCCACTTCTATCGAAGATTATGTTGCAATTGAAGGTTACACCGCCCTTGCCAAGGCGTTAAAGATGAAGCCCGAAGATGTTATTAACGAAGTGAAGAAAAGCGGGCTTCGCGGTTGCGGTGGCGGCGGATTTGCCACCGGTAGAAAATGGGAGAGCTGCCGTAACGCCAAGGGCGATCCCAGATATGTGATATGCAACGCCGATGAAGGTGACCCCGGGGCTTATATGGACAGGTCGCTGCTCGAAGGGAACCCGCACCGTGTTATTGAAGGGATGATAATAGGAGCCC from Deltaproteobacteria bacterium CG11_big_fil_rev_8_21_14_0_20_49_13 harbors:
- a CDS encoding NAD(P)H-dependent oxidoreductase subunit E, yielding MPDLKKVDEILKKHGNDVGQLIGILQDVQGEFNYLPKHPLEHVAQKLGIPEAQVYGVATFFKAFSLKPRGKHIVHVCMGTACHVRGAKKILEECERDLQVAAGGTTKDMKFTLETVNCLGACALGPIVVVDGEYHGRITVEGTKKALKKVAE